One genomic region from Chitinivibrionales bacterium encodes:
- a CDS encoding cell filamentation protein Fic, whose translation MKIFIDNGTNGCAVEDENVWLTQKLIAKLFDIEVNTINYHLKEIFKTQELEPGATIRKFRIVQTEGTREVSRDVDHYGLEAIIATGFRVNSERATNFRRWANQVLKDFTLRGYVLDDIRLKNGAYLSKQYFRDLILEIRDIRESERNFYQQITDIYATAIDYDPHSPTTKTFFAIVQNKLHFATHGNTSAEVIVNRANHKKEHMGLTTWKKAPDGKIIKSDVVIAKNYLNGKEIKFLNRIVTMYLDYAESQAEKGIPMTMNDWSEKLNAFLKFKGSAQMSGSPPVPISQSLIPIFSTRLSSP comes from the coding sequence ATTAAAATCTTTATTGACAATGGCACGAATGGATGCGCTGTTGAGGATGAAAATGTCTGGCTGACCCAGAAACTGATTGCGAAATTGTTTGATATCGAGGTCAACACCATAAATTATCATCTCAAGGAGATTTTTAAGACGCAGGAACTGGAACCAGGGGCAACTATTCGAAAATTTCGAATAGTTCAAACTGAGGGTACCCGTGAGGTAAGCCGGGATGTTGATCATTACGGCCTTGAGGCAATTATCGCCACCGGGTTCAGGGTTAATTCCGAACGGGCTACTAATTTCCGACGCTGGGCAAATCAGGTTTTAAAAGATTTTACTCTTCGCGGCTATGTTTTAGACGATATTCGCCTTAAAAATGGCGCCTATTTGAGTAAGCAATACTTCAGGGATTTGATTCTGGAAATTCGGGATATCCGCGAAAGCGAACGGAATTTCTATCAGCAAATTACCGATATTTACGCTACAGCCATTGATTACGACCCACACTCGCCGACAACGAAAACCTTTTTCGCTATCGTACAAAATAAACTTCACTTTGCAACCCATGGCAACACTTCCGCAGAAGTGATCGTAAATCGGGCAAACCATAAAAAAGAACACATGGGACTTACCACCTGGAAGAAAGCACCGGATGGCAAAATCATCAAGTCGGATGTTGTTATCGCAAAGAATTATCTCAACGGAAAAGAGATAAAATTTCTCAATAGAATTGTGACCATGTACCTTGATTATGCGGAAAGCCAGGCAGAAAAAGGCATCCCTATGACCATGAACGACTGGTCAGAAAAGCTTAATGCATTTTTGAAGTTTAAGGGCAGCGCACAAATGTCCGGGTCGCCCCCCGTTCCCATCTCCCAATCGCTAATTCCAATATTTTCTACCCGATTAAGCTCTCCTTAG